In a single window of the Oryctolagus cuniculus chromosome 2, mOryCun1.1, whole genome shotgun sequence genome:
- the WDR54 gene encoding WD repeat-containing protein 54 isoform X2, with product MFRREHSIPLRGSAAALCNNLSVLQLPTGNLRHFGVVHGPSAQLLSAAPEDGSLVQRQLQAKEGAGVSPTLITQVHWCVLPFRVLLVLTSHRGIQMFESDGSIMVYWHALDTGDAPPVQAVFARGIAASGHFICVGTWSGRVLVFDIPAKGPNIMLSEELAGHQTSITDIATEPVQGGDCMADVVTADDSGLLCVWRSGPEFTLVTRIPGFGVPCPSVKLWQGIVAAGYGNGQVRLYEAMKGTLHVQISAHARTICALDLAPELLSAAEDTFVHIWKLSRSPESGSIEVEHCHGECVSNTQLCGARFCDPSGSSFAVTGYDLAEILRFSSV from the exons ATGTTCCGCCGGGAGCACTCCATCCCGCTTCGCGGCTCGGCTGCCGCCCTGTGCAACAACCTCAGTGTGCTGCAGCTGCCCACTGGGAACCTCAGACATTTTGGGGTGGTTCATGGGCCCAGCGCCCAGCTCCTCAGCGCTGCCCCTGAGGATGGGTCCTTGGTCCAGCGCCAGCTCCAGGCTAAGGAGGGCGCTGGAGTGAGCCCCACTCTCATCACTCAG GTCCACTGGTGCGTCCTCCCCTTCCGGGTACTGCTGGTTCTCACCTCACACCGAGGAATACAG ATGTTCGAGTCTGATGGCTCCATCATGGTGTACTGGCATGCCCTGGACACTGGAGATGCCCCTCCAG TACAGGCTGTGTTTGCCCGGGGAATTGCTGCCAGCGGCCATTTCATCTGTGTGG GAACATGGTCAGGGCGGGTGCTGGTGTTTGACATCCCAGCCAAGGGTCccaacatcatgctgagtgaggAGCTGGCGGGGCATCAGACGTCAATCACAGACATCGCCACTGAGCCTGTCCAGGGAGGG GATTGTATGGCAGACGTGGTGACAGCGGATGACTCGGGCTTGCTGTGTGTGTGGCGGTCAGGGCCTGAATTCACGTTAGTGACCCGCATTCCGGGATTTGG GGTGCCCTGCCCCTCTGTGAAGCTGTGGCAGGGGATTGTAGCAGCAGGCTATGGGAATGGGCAAGTGCGTCTGTATGAGGCCATGAAAGGAACACTTCACGTCCAGATCAGCGCCCACGCCCGGACCATCTGTGCTCTGGACCTAGCTCCGGAG CTACTCTCTGCAGCCGAGGACACCTTTGTGCACATCTGGAAACTGAGCAGAAGCCCAGAGAGTGGCTCCATTGAG GTGGAACACTGTCACGGGGAGTGTGTATCCAACACCCAGCTGTGTGGGGCTCGATTCTGTGATCCCTCCGGCAGCTCCTTTGCTGTGACTGGCTACGACCTCGCCGAGATCCTGAGGTTCAGCAGTGTGTGA
- the WDR54 gene encoding WD repeat-containing protein 54 isoform X1 — translation MFRREHSIPLRGSAAALCNNLSVLQLPTGNLRHFGVVHGPSAQLLSAAPEDGSLVQRQLQAKEGAGVSPTLITQVHWCVLPFRVLLVLTSHRGIQMFESDGSIMVYWHALDTGDAPPVQAVFARGIAASGHFICVGTWSGRVLVFDIPAKGPNIMLSEELAGHQTSITDIATEPVQGGDCMADVVTADDSGLLCVWRSGPEFTLVTRIPGFGVPCPSVKLWQGIVAAGYGNGQVRLYEAMKGTLHVQISAHARTICALDLAPEVGKLLSAAEDTFVHIWKLSRSPESGSIEVEHCHGECVSNTQLCGARFCDPSGSSFAVTGYDLAEILRFSSV, via the exons ATGTTCCGCCGGGAGCACTCCATCCCGCTTCGCGGCTCGGCTGCCGCCCTGTGCAACAACCTCAGTGTGCTGCAGCTGCCCACTGGGAACCTCAGACATTTTGGGGTGGTTCATGGGCCCAGCGCCCAGCTCCTCAGCGCTGCCCCTGAGGATGGGTCCTTGGTCCAGCGCCAGCTCCAGGCTAAGGAGGGCGCTGGAGTGAGCCCCACTCTCATCACTCAG GTCCACTGGTGCGTCCTCCCCTTCCGGGTACTGCTGGTTCTCACCTCACACCGAGGAATACAG ATGTTCGAGTCTGATGGCTCCATCATGGTGTACTGGCATGCCCTGGACACTGGAGATGCCCCTCCAG TACAGGCTGTGTTTGCCCGGGGAATTGCTGCCAGCGGCCATTTCATCTGTGTGG GAACATGGTCAGGGCGGGTGCTGGTGTTTGACATCCCAGCCAAGGGTCccaacatcatgctgagtgaggAGCTGGCGGGGCATCAGACGTCAATCACAGACATCGCCACTGAGCCTGTCCAGGGAGGG GATTGTATGGCAGACGTGGTGACAGCGGATGACTCGGGCTTGCTGTGTGTGTGGCGGTCAGGGCCTGAATTCACGTTAGTGACCCGCATTCCGGGATTTGG GGTGCCCTGCCCCTCTGTGAAGCTGTGGCAGGGGATTGTAGCAGCAGGCTATGGGAATGGGCAAGTGCGTCTGTATGAGGCCATGAAAGGAACACTTCACGTCCAGATCAGCGCCCACGCCCGGACCATCTGTGCTCTGGACCTAGCTCCGGAGGTGGGGAAG CTACTCTCTGCAGCCGAGGACACCTTTGTGCACATCTGGAAACTGAGCAGAAGCCCAGAGAGTGGCTCCATTGAG GTGGAACACTGTCACGGGGAGTGTGTATCCAACACCCAGCTGTGTGGGGCTCGATTCTGTGATCCCTCCGGCAGCTCCTTTGCTGTGACTGGCTACGACCTCGCCGAGATCCTGAGGTTCAGCAGTGTGTGA
- the WDR54 gene encoding WD repeat-containing protein 54 isoform X6, which produces MVAADSEVPGVPGIWRAVLEHQVHWCVLPFRVLLVLTSHRGIQMFESDGSIMVYWHALDTGDAPPVQAVFARGIAASGHFICVGTWSGRVLVFDIPAKGPNIMLSEELAGHQTSITDIATEPVQGGDCMADVVTADDSGLLCVWRSGPEFTLVTRIPGFGVPCPSVKLWQGIVAAGYGNGQVRLYEAMKGTLHVQISAHARTICALDLAPELLSAAEDTFVHIWKLSRSPESGSIEVEHCHGECVSNTQLCGARFCDPSGSSFAVTGYDLAEILRFSSV; this is translated from the exons ATGGTGGCGGCGGATTCGGAGGTACCCGGCGTTCCCGGGATCTGGCGAGCGGTTCTGGAGCACCAG GTCCACTGGTGCGTCCTCCCCTTCCGGGTACTGCTGGTTCTCACCTCACACCGAGGAATACAG ATGTTCGAGTCTGATGGCTCCATCATGGTGTACTGGCATGCCCTGGACACTGGAGATGCCCCTCCAG TACAGGCTGTGTTTGCCCGGGGAATTGCTGCCAGCGGCCATTTCATCTGTGTGG GAACATGGTCAGGGCGGGTGCTGGTGTTTGACATCCCAGCCAAGGGTCccaacatcatgctgagtgaggAGCTGGCGGGGCATCAGACGTCAATCACAGACATCGCCACTGAGCCTGTCCAGGGAGGG GATTGTATGGCAGACGTGGTGACAGCGGATGACTCGGGCTTGCTGTGTGTGTGGCGGTCAGGGCCTGAATTCACGTTAGTGACCCGCATTCCGGGATTTGG GGTGCCCTGCCCCTCTGTGAAGCTGTGGCAGGGGATTGTAGCAGCAGGCTATGGGAATGGGCAAGTGCGTCTGTATGAGGCCATGAAAGGAACACTTCACGTCCAGATCAGCGCCCACGCCCGGACCATCTGTGCTCTGGACCTAGCTCCGGAG CTACTCTCTGCAGCCGAGGACACCTTTGTGCACATCTGGAAACTGAGCAGAAGCCCAGAGAGTGGCTCCATTGAG GTGGAACACTGTCACGGGGAGTGTGTATCCAACACCCAGCTGTGTGGGGCTCGATTCTGTGATCCCTCCGGCAGCTCCTTTGCTGTGACTGGCTACGACCTCGCCGAGATCCTGAGGTTCAGCAGTGTGTGA
- the WDR54 gene encoding WD repeat-containing protein 54 isoform X4 — protein sequence MFRREHSIPLRGSAAALCNNLSVLQLPTGNLRHFGVVHGPSAQLLSAAPEDGSLVQRQLQAKEGAGVSPTLITQVHWCVLPFRVLLVLTSHRGIQMFESDGSIMVYWHALDTGDAPPGTWSGRVLVFDIPAKGPNIMLSEELAGHQTSITDIATEPVQGGDCMADVVTADDSGLLCVWRSGPEFTLVTRIPGFGVPCPSVKLWQGIVAAGYGNGQVRLYEAMKGTLHVQISAHARTICALDLAPELLSAAEDTFVHIWKLSRSPESGSIEVEHCHGECVSNTQLCGARFCDPSGSSFAVTGYDLAEILRFSSV from the exons ATGTTCCGCCGGGAGCACTCCATCCCGCTTCGCGGCTCGGCTGCCGCCCTGTGCAACAACCTCAGTGTGCTGCAGCTGCCCACTGGGAACCTCAGACATTTTGGGGTGGTTCATGGGCCCAGCGCCCAGCTCCTCAGCGCTGCCCCTGAGGATGGGTCCTTGGTCCAGCGCCAGCTCCAGGCTAAGGAGGGCGCTGGAGTGAGCCCCACTCTCATCACTCAG GTCCACTGGTGCGTCCTCCCCTTCCGGGTACTGCTGGTTCTCACCTCACACCGAGGAATACAG ATGTTCGAGTCTGATGGCTCCATCATGGTGTACTGGCATGCCCTGGACACTGGAGATGCCCCTCCAG GAACATGGTCAGGGCGGGTGCTGGTGTTTGACATCCCAGCCAAGGGTCccaacatcatgctgagtgaggAGCTGGCGGGGCATCAGACGTCAATCACAGACATCGCCACTGAGCCTGTCCAGGGAGGG GATTGTATGGCAGACGTGGTGACAGCGGATGACTCGGGCTTGCTGTGTGTGTGGCGGTCAGGGCCTGAATTCACGTTAGTGACCCGCATTCCGGGATTTGG GGTGCCCTGCCCCTCTGTGAAGCTGTGGCAGGGGATTGTAGCAGCAGGCTATGGGAATGGGCAAGTGCGTCTGTATGAGGCCATGAAAGGAACACTTCACGTCCAGATCAGCGCCCACGCCCGGACCATCTGTGCTCTGGACCTAGCTCCGGAG CTACTCTCTGCAGCCGAGGACACCTTTGTGCACATCTGGAAACTGAGCAGAAGCCCAGAGAGTGGCTCCATTGAG GTGGAACACTGTCACGGGGAGTGTGTATCCAACACCCAGCTGTGTGGGGCTCGATTCTGTGATCCCTCCGGCAGCTCCTTTGCTGTGACTGGCTACGACCTCGCCGAGATCCTGAGGTTCAGCAGTGTGTGA
- the WDR54 gene encoding WD repeat-containing protein 54 isoform X3, whose translation MFRREHSIPLRGSAAALCNNLSVLQLPTGNLRHFGVVHGPSAQLLSAAPEDGSLVQRQLQAKEGAGVSPTLITQVHWCVLPFRVLLVLTSHRGIQMFESDGSIMVYWHALDTGDAPPGTWSGRVLVFDIPAKGPNIMLSEELAGHQTSITDIATEPVQGGDCMADVVTADDSGLLCVWRSGPEFTLVTRIPGFGVPCPSVKLWQGIVAAGYGNGQVRLYEAMKGTLHVQISAHARTICALDLAPEVGKLLSAAEDTFVHIWKLSRSPESGSIEVEHCHGECVSNTQLCGARFCDPSGSSFAVTGYDLAEILRFSSV comes from the exons ATGTTCCGCCGGGAGCACTCCATCCCGCTTCGCGGCTCGGCTGCCGCCCTGTGCAACAACCTCAGTGTGCTGCAGCTGCCCACTGGGAACCTCAGACATTTTGGGGTGGTTCATGGGCCCAGCGCCCAGCTCCTCAGCGCTGCCCCTGAGGATGGGTCCTTGGTCCAGCGCCAGCTCCAGGCTAAGGAGGGCGCTGGAGTGAGCCCCACTCTCATCACTCAG GTCCACTGGTGCGTCCTCCCCTTCCGGGTACTGCTGGTTCTCACCTCACACCGAGGAATACAG ATGTTCGAGTCTGATGGCTCCATCATGGTGTACTGGCATGCCCTGGACACTGGAGATGCCCCTCCAG GAACATGGTCAGGGCGGGTGCTGGTGTTTGACATCCCAGCCAAGGGTCccaacatcatgctgagtgaggAGCTGGCGGGGCATCAGACGTCAATCACAGACATCGCCACTGAGCCTGTCCAGGGAGGG GATTGTATGGCAGACGTGGTGACAGCGGATGACTCGGGCTTGCTGTGTGTGTGGCGGTCAGGGCCTGAATTCACGTTAGTGACCCGCATTCCGGGATTTGG GGTGCCCTGCCCCTCTGTGAAGCTGTGGCAGGGGATTGTAGCAGCAGGCTATGGGAATGGGCAAGTGCGTCTGTATGAGGCCATGAAAGGAACACTTCACGTCCAGATCAGCGCCCACGCCCGGACCATCTGTGCTCTGGACCTAGCTCCGGAGGTGGGGAAG CTACTCTCTGCAGCCGAGGACACCTTTGTGCACATCTGGAAACTGAGCAGAAGCCCAGAGAGTGGCTCCATTGAG GTGGAACACTGTCACGGGGAGTGTGTATCCAACACCCAGCTGTGTGGGGCTCGATTCTGTGATCCCTCCGGCAGCTCCTTTGCTGTGACTGGCTACGACCTCGCCGAGATCCTGAGGTTCAGCAGTGTGTGA
- the WDR54 gene encoding WD repeat-containing protein 54 isoform X5: protein MVAADSEVPGVPGIWRAVLEHQVHWCVLPFRVLLVLTSHRGIQMFESDGSIMVYWHALDTGDAPPVQAVFARGIAASGHFICVGTWSGRVLVFDIPAKGPNIMLSEELAGHQTSITDIATEPVQGGDCMADVVTADDSGLLCVWRSGPEFTLVTRIPGFGVPCPSVKLWQGIVAAGYGNGQVRLYEAMKGTLHVQISAHARTICALDLAPEVGKLLSAAEDTFVHIWKLSRSPESGSIEVEHCHGECVSNTQLCGARFCDPSGSSFAVTGYDLAEILRFSSV from the exons ATGGTGGCGGCGGATTCGGAGGTACCCGGCGTTCCCGGGATCTGGCGAGCGGTTCTGGAGCACCAG GTCCACTGGTGCGTCCTCCCCTTCCGGGTACTGCTGGTTCTCACCTCACACCGAGGAATACAG ATGTTCGAGTCTGATGGCTCCATCATGGTGTACTGGCATGCCCTGGACACTGGAGATGCCCCTCCAG TACAGGCTGTGTTTGCCCGGGGAATTGCTGCCAGCGGCCATTTCATCTGTGTGG GAACATGGTCAGGGCGGGTGCTGGTGTTTGACATCCCAGCCAAGGGTCccaacatcatgctgagtgaggAGCTGGCGGGGCATCAGACGTCAATCACAGACATCGCCACTGAGCCTGTCCAGGGAGGG GATTGTATGGCAGACGTGGTGACAGCGGATGACTCGGGCTTGCTGTGTGTGTGGCGGTCAGGGCCTGAATTCACGTTAGTGACCCGCATTCCGGGATTTGG GGTGCCCTGCCCCTCTGTGAAGCTGTGGCAGGGGATTGTAGCAGCAGGCTATGGGAATGGGCAAGTGCGTCTGTATGAGGCCATGAAAGGAACACTTCACGTCCAGATCAGCGCCCACGCCCGGACCATCTGTGCTCTGGACCTAGCTCCGGAGGTGGGGAAG CTACTCTCTGCAGCCGAGGACACCTTTGTGCACATCTGGAAACTGAGCAGAAGCCCAGAGAGTGGCTCCATTGAG GTGGAACACTGTCACGGGGAGTGTGTATCCAACACCCAGCTGTGTGGGGCTCGATTCTGTGATCCCTCCGGCAGCTCCTTTGCTGTGACTGGCTACGACCTCGCCGAGATCCTGAGGTTCAGCAGTGTGTGA